A stretch of DNA from Nerophis ophidion isolate RoL-2023_Sa linkage group LG18, RoL_Noph_v1.0, whole genome shotgun sequence:
ttgccatagttacacatttgtgtcacctgccttttttttttgatgcgcacctgcctcctaattactgtccgtatttaagcctgtctttttcgTTACCCACTCTCGCAGTCTAGTTTGTATCCGATGCAataggtgacgtcgctatccccggttgtggtaaaagacttttgtacttgttagcttccacgctattccgttgcttgtccctagctcacatgctagcgttttttttgttctttctagctcccatgctagttctgtttgttttgtctgtagtgccttgtgcaagtgtttttggttcttagtttgttctttagtataaataaatcataatttcttaccttcacgctgtgtcttaTCCGACTGCATCAACGAGAAAACGCAAcagcatcaccacaatgccagcgaACCATCACAATTACATTGATTTAGTTAGTTTttggagacccctgatttacagtaaATAGAGCTTTTATATCTACAATATCAAAGCTGTTTTATAATATCACCTAATTAATCAATTAAATAAATTAtcgatgatgataataatgtccTCGTAGGACAGTCTATCCTTCTGAGAATCAGCATCCTCTGCCGTGGACGTTTGTACTTTGCATAGCTGGGCTCCTTTTTTTTTCCGAAATGTGGAAGAAAAGAAGTACACCAATGTCAGACCAGGACatggattacaggacgagccaggcgtgaattcaggtacatgatcatttattaatacactaaatacgaaaataatcaaaacaaagggcgctcacaaggaggtatattactagactacaaaatacaaacaggaaacaaaaacacttgcacgatggcatgaatgaactatgaacataaacagcaagatggcatgactgtaaacaactaaaacaaaacacttactgtgaccaaaaacaggaggcaagaatagcaaggtgcgtggcaggtgatcgaatgagtagcatatgtaggcaatgcaatagcaggcatgaaggcagaaagcaaatagcaaagttcccaggatgaggacagaaacagaatggtttaaatagcagctatgatgattagaaacaggtgtgggactgagggctgggcgtgacttggagaccaggtggaaactaatgggttactatggaaacaaacaaaaccaggaagtgtaaaacgggaaaaaagagtccaaaaacaaaacaaacatgatcaaacttaaaactgaattacaggcatgacaacCAAAAGCAAAATGTTGACCGCATGGAACGCTGGTTTTTTAGGAGGATTTAATAAGACACTAATTTGTATGTCACACCCACATGGCCCACAATGCAATACACACAGTACTGACGATTCATGATtaacatgttgttgtttttaataataGATGAAGAACTTTCCATTTCCACAACTCCATTTGGGGGACAAGAGAAAGGAGGAACAACAAAAACACCACAAAGACAAAAGAAGCCTTCAATCACTACTGAAACAGTCACAATTCATCAGACTCCCACAGTAACCCTAAAAACATCCCCTGCTACCCAGCCCCCCACAACTAAACTGGACCTACCCCCTTCCAAAAAACCAGAGACAACAATGAGCATATTTGAAGAAGACAACCATGAAGAGTCATTTTCTGCCGACTTCGAGGTGCCAAATCTGAAGCCCGGTGTCCAGCATCCAATTACGATTAGCCCTACTTATTACCTCACCACTGTCGAAACACCACAAGAACCATCAACTCTTGCCTCACCGCCGACAGTCATTTTACCCTCAGGGAGAAAGTCTGACAGGGAATTTGTGTATGGGTCCGGTGGACTCCCGGATGATTTTTCTACAACAAGACACGGATCAAATGCAAAGAGAGGCCGCCAAGGAAAAAGAAAGAGGCCCCATAAGGGCAGTAAAAACTTAAAGAAacctaaaacaaatacattttatccTACGAAAGCAACTGAGTTCCACAAGAAAACAACAACTGGGATAACCATGGGAAGTACAATCCAGGCATCTATAGTACCCCAAAAGAGTGTCTCAAAACCCACGTATACACTCTCAAAGCCGATTGACAGAACCTCAGGGTCATCAGAGCAGGACACGTACACTTCCCAGGAAGTAGACTGGGACATTTCTTATACTCCAACCAAAACGCCACTTATGTCGTTTACATCAAGAGGATCTTACTCTTACTCAACAGTTCAAGATAGAGTACATAGTACTTATACACCCTCGACACACAGGAAGCATAGTCACACAACAGCTACAGGGAAAGCCAGGCCGACATTGCAAAGTCTTACCAAAgaaagtgcaggtaaagacatTTTCTTTGCTACGATGACCATGCAAAACTACACCTACACATACAAAAGAAACCACGGGCATCATTCCCATGTCACTACGAGACCCGCTGTTGCTGGCTTAGAACCAACTACCAGGGTCACGTCAAGCAAACCCAGAATAGTTGGTGGTAACGCAGCCAGTTTTACAGTTTTGTCCAGCTCAGATGCTTTCCTGCCGTGCGAGGCTGTCGGAGACCCCCTGCCAGAGATATCCTGGAAACGCTTCTCCTCAAGCACAGGTACACTTGAACGATACCAAATGTGATGTATACTGTCCATGTATTTGTGCCGAGGGAAATATCACTTAAGGGATATTCTCTCTTCATTCCAGGAAACACAGTCACCATCAAGGGGAGAATAGGCAAGTTTGAGGTGTTGCACAATGGCACCTTGGCGATACAGAATGCCAACATCAAGGACCGTGGCCAGTATCTCTGTATCGCTGAAAATAATCACGGGTCGGATAAACTTATAGTCACCCTCGCCGTGGTAGCTTACCCATCACGTATCCTGGAACCCAAAATGCGTGAGATAAAGTCTCATTCAGGTAACACTGTGCAGATGAAGTGCAATGCAGAGGGTCGACCCACACCCACGATATCCTGGATTCTGGCAAACCGGACCCAAGTAAGGGGACAAAACACCACAAATGGAAGGGTGATGGTGACTGCAGGTGGGACTCTTGTCCTTACACAGGTGTCGGTTTTTGACAGAGGTCAGTACAAGTGCATCGCTAGTAACTCAGCAGGTGCTGATACTGCTACAATTCGCCTGCATGTGGTAGCTGCTCCGCCGGATATCTTGGAGGAAAAACGTCAGCCGGTGAAAGCTCTTTTAAACCAAAACCTATGGCTGCACTGCACAGGACAAGGCAACCCTCAGCCAAGGATTCACTGGGTGCTGCAAGACGGTGTGGTAGTCAGTTCAAACAGATTTGCCCGGGACAGTAGAATATTTGTCCATGAGAACGGAACCCTCCACATAAAGGATGTAAATCCAAATGATAAAGGCAAATATGAATGTATTGCAACGAGCTCTACGGGCTCAGAGCGAAGGGTGGTGACTCTAACAGTCGAGAAAACAAAATCTGCACCTAAAATAGTAGCAACATCACAGCAAGTCACTGAGTTGTATTTTGGGGACCAGCTGAAACTAAACTGCTCAGCAAAGGGAGACCCTAAACCCAGAATAATATGGAGGTTACCATCCGAAGCAGTGGTGGACCAGTGGCAAGGGTAAGATTCTTGGACTGGATTCCTTCTAAAACAGTGTGAGCTCTCTGTGTCCTCTGTTTCGTCTCTTCGTGATGCTGAATActaatttaataaaataatatatatttaaagcaTGCTTTACCTATAAATAGTGAGGCAGTGTAGAAAGCATTTTTGTCTCCCAGCCAGAGGGTCTTAGGTTCTCAGAGTACCCCAGTCTTTGTTTATGTTATTGTAACCTGCCTGGTTCAGTCCCTGCTTTTACTGTTCCGAACCTGGGTCGctggccatgaattgattaacatggaccccgacttaaacaagttgaaatacctattggggtgttaccatttagtggtcaattgtacggaatatgtactgtactgtgcaatctactagtaaaagtttcaatcaatcaatcaatcaatggcatGAGAGACAAGTGTGCTAGCTACTCAGCCCGACCTATCAACCCGATAGCCAGCACTGCTCTTGAGGTCGTCAGGGAGAGAGGTTCTCTTGGACTAGCTGGCCTCTGTTACACTAGGTTTATTGGACCCGCCATAGGTGTgaatatactgtaagtattaatGATAACTGGTATCTCTGTGCTCTGTGATTGAAGTCCAGGGTTTTTATCTTGCTTTTGCCCAAAATTTGCTGGAATGAACTTCATCCTTCACCCATGACCCTCAACTGGCTAACTGGTAGAAAATATATGAATTAAGGATTTTGAAATAAGAAAACCTttaataaattaaagctgcaagcagcattggtcgggcccgcctttggctgctgcccccacgacccaaacggtagaagcatggatagtagctactattattatagggtattgtgtgtagaattttgaggacaaaaaagatttaattccattttacattgtcattgtctactgttagccataagtgtcccaatacttttgcctagtgttagtcctaagtgtcccaatacttttatccagtggtagtagccatcttgagacaacagcagcgcagcagcatcagcgcagttgatttttgaagggtcataaaatcaaaaccggagcagtaatcaaacaTCTGTctaatacttttaatcagaagggttcaaactctctcctgtgcgagtttgaagccgaaacgacaaaggcGCTcagagataacttttgaagaaaggtgacaggattttacaaaacttttgttttgaaggggtaattgccaacttcctcttgatttttgctgaaggatgtcgattattaaaatgtcggtccaagtgagacctacatagaagtttttgtttcatctccctccgacattcctactggaagttacaggcagttttgtttgagttttcttcctaggagcagatttttctgtgttttattcaaaaattttgagttttggggtttggttttttcattacatcgcaatttttgccagttctgatgtgtgtgccaagtttggtgagttttgaagcattttaagggggtcaaattacagctcaaagaggcaaaaatagcattttttgcgaaaattttgctttgaaggggtttttgccaacttcctgttgatttttgctatagaagtttaaattgggaaatgtaggtctaagtcagacctacatagaggtttttgtttcatgtctctacgacattcctaacggaagttacaagcagtctgttttttttcctagggggcgctagagcgcatttttgatttttttttttttttttttttttaattagatggcaattttcgccagttctgatgagtgtgtgaaatttggtgagttttgaagcatgttcagggggtcaaattacagttcaaagaggcgtcggaataataataaatagggagtcctttggcaatgggccatgcgggccctaattATAGGACTTTTTACATACTTAAAAAGTACATCAGACCTGTTTACAGTACAGCATGTTTGAATTGACAACAATCTGTCTTCCACTGATCATACTGATGTATAGTTCTTTCTCATTTGAATTTAATTTCATTAGGATGGGTAGCAGAATCCAGGTTCTGGAAAATGGTACCCTAATCATCAACTCAGTTATGGATAAAGACGAAGGAGACTATCACTGTGTCGCTAAAAGCGCAACTGGTGATGACCAACAACTCATGAGAGTCAAGGTGTCCATGAAACCAGCTAAAATAGAGCATAAGGTCTATGGCAAGAAAAAGGTCGTCTATGGTAATGACCTAAAGGTAGACTGTAAAGCCTCTGGGGCTCCAAAGCCAGAGATCTCGTGGGGTCTCCCAGATGGTACCCTTGTTAACAGTGCTCTGCAGGCAGATTCCTTTAGTGGAGGAAGCAGAATGCGACGCTACACTTTGTTTGACAATGGGACGCTCTACTTAAATGAAGTAAGTGGTCTACACTTACAGACTTCAATTTTTATAAAAAACTTGTCTTGTCAACTAACATATGTATTATTTGCCAGGTCGGCATGTCAGAGGAAGGAGACTACACCTGTATTGCTGAGAACCAAGTAGGAAAAGATGAGATGCACGTACATATCACCGTGACTACTGCCGCGCCAAAGCTACTCCAAAACAGTGAAACTCATGCCAGAGTAAAGCCTGAAGGTAACATCCGGTTTGACTGTGAAGCGGTGGGTGAACCCAAACCAAAGATTCTGTGGATGTTGCCCGACAATGATGTAATTGCGGCATCTAACGAACGCTACTTATTGCATGTCAACGGCTCTCTCGATATAAGAAATGTAAAGCTGATGGATGCCGGAGAATATGTGTGCATGGCTCGCAACCCTGCTGGTGAAAACAGAAAAGTCTACAAGCTAGAAATCGATGGTAACCCACCAGTCATCAACGGCTACCATCAGAATAGGACAGTAAGACAAGATTTCTCCACCAAATATTCCAGGAAACTTATGGACTGTAAAGCTGAAGGCCGCCCCACTCCGACAATCACCTGGATAATGCCTGATAACATATTTTTAAGAGCACCATACTTCGGGGGACGAATCAACGTTCATCATAACGGGACATTGGAAATTCGTAATGTGCGTCCTACGGATACTGGAGAGTTCATTTGCATGGCCCGGAACGATGGGGGTGAGGCGGTTTTGGTGGTACAGCTTAAGGTTACTAATATGCTCCGACGGCCCATTTTTAAGAACCCTTTCAATGAGCGGGTAGTCTCTCCATTGGGTAAAACCAATGTTCTGAACTGCTCTGCTGATGGATACCCAAAACCTGATATCACCTGGATCCTGCCTAATGGGACACGGCGTAACTCCCACGATGGGACTTTGGTCATTTATAATGCCCGCGTTGAGGATTCTGGAAAATACCGCTGTGGTGCCAAGAACATGATGGGCTACATAGAAAAGTTAATCATTTTGGATGTTGGGCAGAAGCCTTTCATTCTGACAAGACCGAGGGGCATCATCCGCGGTATGTTTGGGGATCCTCTTTACCTTCACTGTCTGTCTGATGGGAATCCGAAACCTCGAGTCTACTGGACCCTCCCCGGGGGCCACACTCTCACCCGGCCTCAAGTCCTGGGCCGTTACAAGTTGCAGGAAAACGGTACCCTAGTTGTCCAAGACGCCACTCTCCACGATAGAGGAAACTATGTCTGCAGAGCTCGGAATGATGCGGGGGAGACTTTGCTTACGGTCCCTGTTGTTATCATCGCCTACCCACCAcgcatcaccacgatgccaccGCCTAGCTTGAGTGTAATGACGGGGACACCTATCAAGCTGAACTGTGCAGCTGCTGGTATACCGAAACCAGAGATCACCTGGGAGTTGCCTGACTATTCCATTCTGTCAACAGCACAACAAGGGAGACAAACGGGAAGTGAACTGCTTCACCCTCAAGGTACGCTTATTATTCAAAGACTCACAGCCTTGGACTCTGGCACTTATAAGTGTCTGGCCAAGAACCATCTGGGTACAGACCTAAAGgctgtatatgtgcatgtgttgtaGGAGAATAAATCAGGGCTGGAAGACTGATTTTAGCAGAAACCTGGGTGTTCGGGGTTTAGTACCTTGTTGTatgtgatttaaaggcctactgaaagccactactagcgaccacgcagtctgatagtttatatatcaatgatgaaatattaacattgcaacacatgccaatacggccgctttagtttactaaagtgcaattttaaatgttgggcgaattatcctgctgaaaacgatgacgcgtgcgcgtgacgtcacggattgtagcggacattttggtcaAACACCGATCCCAGCTTTAATCgcacaattccacagtattctggacatctgtgttgctgaatattttgcaatttgttcaattaataatggagacgtcaaagaagaaagacgtagttgggaagcggtgtatagcggccgcctttagcaacacaaacacagccggtgtttcattgtttacattcccgaaagatgacagtgaagctttactatggaacagagcggtcaagcgaacacggttccctaccacatgtcaaccggcatgtttcggtaatcaatctatcaatcaatgtttacttatatagccctaaatcactagtgtctcaaagggctgcacaaaccactacgacatcctcggtaggcccacataagggcaaggaaaactcacacccagtgggacgtcggtgacaatgatgactatgagaaccttggagaggaggaaagcaatggatgtcgagcgggtctaacatgatactgtgaaagttcaatccataatggatccaacacagtcgcgagagtccagtccaaagcggatccaacacagcagcaagagtcccgtaataagtcggctcttaccgtagacatgagcggagagcttgcgtcgttcctcctgcagctgcggactctcttgcctcctcccaccagttGCCCCTGACCGTCTGATACTTCCACCTtggagaaagaaggaaaaaaaaaaaatatcagcctGGCCTGACAGGCTGCATTTGCCTCGTCGGGAAACGTGGCTGCCCTcggaagacactggcggtcaccacacccgtggccacaccccaccgactttcaggttgtacaggtgcgaccatataatctcactaaaacactagtaacacaataagggattttccaaaatgatcctagtacatgcgtctaataacatctgaatcgctcccactgccctcgtcttttttctttttctagtccttcactctcactttcctcatccacaaatctttcatcctcgctcaaactaatggggaaattgtcgcttttctcgatccgaatcgctctcgctgctggtggccatgattgtaaacaatgttcagatgtgaggagctccacaacccgtgacgtcacgcgcacatcgttcgctacttccggtacaggcaaggcttttttattagccaccaaaagtcgcaaactttatcctttcaacaaaaatatggcaatatagcgaaatgatcaagtctgacacatagaatggacctgctatccccgtttaaataagaaaatatcacttcagtaggcctttaagaggacGACAGCTTACAATGGTTTCCAATGAGAAAAAAACCATTCGAACAAAGcaatgaaataaataacacatctGGGGGGCTGGAATGGGTTGATGTAACTTATAAGGCAACGTTTAGAAAAATCTTCCAGTAGAAGTTTCATGTACATGTGGGATCAATCTAAAGTCAGGAGGTGATGCTGACAACACATGGGTATACTTAGCGCACATTCAGCCTCGTCAACAACTTGACCTTCAACATTAAATGACGAAAATGCATGAATGTATTGTACAAATATTTTAACAGCAAACTATCAACTGTTTTCTATTTGTTTTAATACAAACAGAGGGTAgaatgattgttttttttacactggatgCATCTTGTTGGCTACAAAGTCAGTGATGGATTATGGTTTTAAGAGGATTCCCTTGTTTATTTCAACACATATAATTGGTTGATGCAGTTTTAGAAAATGTTCAATTGTGTTGTAcacaatattttacagtaatgttatACATTATGCTTATCTGTAacaatacagtatatgttttaGAACCTACTAATGTATGGGAGGAATAATAAACATTGAAACATATTTGAGATTTTTCATGTTTGCATGGTTCTTTTGTTTAAGATACTGTATTTTGAACTAGAAATCAGAAGTAAGTAGCAATGGGTGATACCCCCAAATGTTTGTTGATATGATTATTATGCCATACAATCATATCATACCAAGCTCCGGCATACGTGGTATCGAATTATAATATCAAACACCCGTGTCACGTCATTGTGATGCGTGTTTTGTTCAACCCCAGGATGCAATGGACCAGTCGGATAGGACTTGCAGGTAAGGGCttgatttaatgtaaaaatataacCACACTGGTACAAAATAGACAGAAATCAACAAAAGGAAacgcgtgccgaatgcacgggaagctaatgctaaaacttaGCACCGAGTCAAGAAGTCCAAAGGCAACATGCCGAGCtcacgggaagctaaggaaatACTTAGCACAGAGACACAAACTAGGAAACATCCACGTgagtgttgcttaccgcaaacaaaggatcaagaTCGAAcgaagggagaaggcaggcttgtataaggaagtaatcaataaacacaagtgtgtgtcaaaagcAAGTAGTAGGtagaacaaatcagaaactatggtaacagaacagaaaaaaacggaaatgctgattatcggtcctgctagacaccgacctctatttaataatacaactttaacatttgacaaccaaataataaaacaaggggactcggtaaaaaatctcaatcaatcaatcaatcaatgtttacttatatagccctaaatcactatcat
This window harbors:
- the igsf10 gene encoding immunoglobulin superfamily member 10, encoding MSTCRVSYLRRCALPWATLLLLSIPLAAALPARGDCPPSCVCSAPSEVHCTFRYLNAVPAHIKPAVERINLGYNSIAVLRETSFSGLDRLEILMLHSNLIHSIEDRTFQDLRSLQALKVSYNKVKELNKQTFEGLESLQRLHMDHNHIEFISPEAFYGLTRLQLVNLEGNRLQQLHPDTFITLRHSQVFKVSSVKTIYLSDNLLTSLPEEIFSGCGHLENLFLHGNGWMCDCRMTWFAPWTRKHTGVLKCKRDRRYPRGQLCPVCDDPPRFHKRQLSLLPAEAFTCTKPWIHSHLKQKNISFDGGHFTPVSPRDFLAPLGSLEMNLTDQFHTDASLSCTVQRPSSFDNISLTLEEEDSNSTMLTTSIGTYLVCNIDDEHIQHLWQVLAAYSETPMRLERGVMSAKRPEMVYRYSQKMVEDEPHSKIDAEIKALPAWLMQGEINLQLDRASTTFSTLHIQYRSVVNLRIENTIPKKDSYSWTMIKKDNQTKTDHIVITGGVVQLNCEVRGEPKPLIEWILPDGIKVRAPYVSEDSRILITAEAKLTLRGADISDTGLYRCIATNYLDADILVFRVTVVSPDVEEADVNGVQISQKLGEDLVFDCNTTGSPKASIQWIFPDHSVLDKSHGTRKIYENGTLLIEGLTPKDQGFYRCLVSNHLGVDILVLQVTTKGSSNGVTGFDEDGSGIETESQMDTTLTESRIMLTDRATEESVGITLNRPHSGKKIRGKGGSGGRMGHRRIPVSNRRTFGSRRVFDKATRTVDPAEFAHFMKTAQDEERDKTRTGRKLTKESKTDFLDDDDVGSGDVHNDNLILLTTVLPNSNNRQVFGTGNGQPDMTTKNDKKDKLATDSVTIQRSGFTHSPDESRKITSPHYPVSLNTDIFNRDETIENYSFEIPSKPQTHIDYSQETQLQFSGEYSADPETSSETPSSFTIDPNVTPMRDAGAPLEYFVHSDPESQSTITAITATERRENQITFHTTQTIRSPPSGSTIISQQHIHIIPKRKHKGGGRRRIFHGHRRILKPNRISDIQSIINKLIQSSGQNTTGPYIPDLSTDEELSISTTPFGGQEKGGTTKTPQRQKKPSITTETVTIHQTPTVTLKTSPATQPPTTKLDLPPSKKPETTMSIFEEDNHEESFSADFEVPNLKPGVQHPITISPTYYLTTVETPQEPSTLASPPTVILPSGRKSDREFVYGSGGLPDDFSTTRHGSNAKRGRQGKRKRPHKGSKNLKKPKTNTFYPTKATEFHKKTTTGITMGSTIQASIVPQKSVSKPTYTLSKPIDRTSGSSEQDTYTSQEVDWDISYTPTKTPLMSFTSRGSYSYSTVQDRVHSTYTPSTHRKHSHTTATGKARPTLQSLTKESAGKDIFFATMTMQNYTYTYKRNHGHHSHVTTRPAVAGLEPTTRVTSSKPRIVGGNAASFTVLSSSDAFLPCEAVGDPLPEISWKRFSSSTGNTVTIKGRIGKFEVLHNGTLAIQNANIKDRGQYLCIAENNHGSDKLIVTLAVVAYPSRILEPKMREIKSHSGNTVQMKCNAEGRPTPTISWILANRTQVRGQNTTNGRVMVTAGGTLVLTQVSVFDRGQYKCIASNSAGADTATIRLHVVAAPPDILEEKRQPVKALLNQNLWLHCTGQGNPQPRIHWVLQDGVVVSSNRFARDSRIFVHENGTLHIKDVNPNDKGKYECIATSSTGSERRVVTLTVEKTKSAPKIVATSQQVTELYFGDQLKLNCSAKGDPKPRIIWRLPSEAVVDQWQGMGSRIQVLENGTLIINSVMDKDEGDYHCVAKSATGDDQQLMRVKVSMKPAKIEHKVYGKKKVVYGNDLKVDCKASGAPKPEISWGLPDGTLVNSALQADSFSGGSRMRRYTLFDNGTLYLNEVGMSEEGDYTCIAENQVGKDEMHVHITVTTAAPKLLQNSETHARVKPEGNIRFDCEAVGEPKPKILWMLPDNDVIAASNERYLLHVNGSLDIRNVKLMDAGEYVCMARNPAGENRKVYKLEIDGNPPVINGYHQNRTVRQDFSTKYSRKLMDCKAEGRPTPTITWIMPDNIFLRAPYFGGRINVHHNGTLEIRNVRPTDTGEFICMARNDGGEAVLVVQLKVTNMLRRPIFKNPFNERVVSPLGKTNVLNCSADGYPKPDITWILPNGTRRNSHDGTLVIYNARVEDSGKYRCGAKNMMGYIEKLIILDVGQKPFILTRPRGIIRGMFGDPLYLHCLSDGNPKPRVYWTLPGGHTLTRPQVLGRYKLQENGTLVVQDATLHDRGNYVCRARNDAGETLLTVPVVIIAYPPRITTMPPPSLSVMTGTPIKLNCAAAGIPKPEITWELPDYSILSTAQQGRQTGSELLHPQGTLIIQRLTALDSGTYKCLAKNHLGTDLKAVYVHVL